The segment CTCGGCCACGGCGACCGCCAGTCCGGTGCCGATGACCGCGCGCGTGGAGTTCCTGAGTCTGGCGCGCCCCGGATCCGGAGCCGTGAACATCCTCTTCATGGCGGTGTGCCGCCCCCCTCGGTGTGCTGCCCGCCGGGCCGGTGTCCGCCCGGGGGTGGTGGGCGGCTTACGGGCACGGCGAAGGCGCCGCGCTCCGGTCCGGCGTCGTTGCCGGCCGGCGCTGCGCGGCGCCGAAAGTACATGGATACGACACAGATAAGCATCCGCAGGGGCATTGGCTCAAGGCGACCTCGCCGCGCTGGGCCATTGGCACCCCCGAACGGGGATGTTTCCGGCCACGGGCGGGCCAACGGATCGGCTGCACACCCAGGTGCCCGCGCCGCTCCCCGCGACACGCCCGGTGGCGGGGGCGCGGGGCCGGTGGACACGATGGACGCATGCGACGCGGAGCGGTGGACGTGCTGGTCGTGGGCGCGGGCCCGGTGGGGCTGACGGCGGCGGTGGAACTGAGACGGCGCGGGGTGTCCTGCCGGATCGTGGACCGGCTGCCGGCCCGGCTGCCGTACGCGAAGGCCGTCGGGATCCAGCCACGCACGCTGGAGCTGTGGGACCGGGCGGGGATGATCGGGGACGTCCTGGACGCGGCGGTCCCGCTGCGCGGCCAGCTGGTCCACGTCGACGGGGAGGAGCGGGAGCCGCTGCGGCTGGCACTGCCGCCCGAGGTGCCGTACGGGTTCGCCGCGCTGCCGCAGTACGAGACGGAGCGGATCCTGGAGGCCCGCCTGGCCCGGTTCGGCACCGGCATCGAGCGGGAGACCGAACTGGTGTCCTTCACCCAGGACGCGGACGGGGTGAGCGTCCTGCTGACGGGACGGGGCGGCGGCGAGGAGCTGCGGACCCGGTATCTGGTGGGGTGTGACGGGGCTCACAGCACGGTCCGCAAGCAGCTGGGGCTGGGCTTCGAGGGCGGGGCCTTCCCCGAGGAGTACATGCTGGCCGACGTGGAGGCCGACTGGGACCTCCCGTACGGGTACACCCTGCGGGCCGTGCACCACGGCACCGACGGGAAGGTCGACGACCTGCTGGTCGCCATCCCGCTGCCCGGCCCCGGCCGGTACCGGATGTCCATGCTGGTGCCGCCGGAGCTCTCCGTTTCCGCCGCGCCGGCGGCCGGCGACGGGGTGGCGCACGGGCTGGAGGGCTCCCGGGCCCCCGCCCTCGCCGACATCCAGGCGGTCCTGGACCGGATGGCGCCCCGCCCGGTGACGGTGTCGGCCATGCGCTGGTCCTCGGTGTTCCGGATCAGCCACCGGATCGTGGACCGGTACGCGGCGGGCCGGGTCTTCGTCGCCGGGGACGCGGCGCACATCCATCCGCCGACCGGCGCGCAGGGGATGAACACCGGTATCCAGGACGCCTGGAACCTGGCCTGGAAGCTCGCGCTCGCCGTCGGCGGCTCCGCGCACCCCGGGCTGCCGGCCAGCTACGACGCCGAGCGGCGCCCGGTCGGCGAGGAGGTCGTCGGCCGGACGGTGCGCCACGCCCGGCAGGACCTCGGGGCCGGCGACCGGCAGACCACGGCGCTGCTGCGCGAGGCCCAGCTGCTGGTGGGCTATCCCGACAGCCCGGTCGTCGTGCGGCCGTCCCCCGGGGAGGCCGACGGCACCGGGCCGGGGCCCGGGGAACGGGCCCCCGACTGCGGCGGTCTGGCCGGGGAGGTCCCCGCCTATCCGCTGCGGCTCTTCGACCTGCTGAGGGACCGCGAGCACGTGCTGCTGGTGTACACCGACGGCGCGTGGGACGCGTACGTTCCCGGACTCGCCGCACTGACGGGCGGGTCGCCGGCGGGGCGGCTCACGGCGTACGCGGTCCTCACCGAGGGCGGGACCGCGCCCGCCGGGGCCACGCCGATGCCGGTGTACCGCGACGCGCGCGGGGAGTTCGCCCTGCGCTACGGGGTGCGGGCGCCGACGGCCTTCGTGGTGCGCCCGGACGGATACCTGGGCGCGCGGCTGTGCCCGCCGGCCGCCGAGGGGCTGGCCGGGTACCTCGCGGGGGTCTTCGCCTGACGGCTACGGCTCGGTCGGGACGCAGAGCACCGGGACCGGGGAGAGGTGCAGGAGCTTGTGCGGGGTCGAGCCGAGCAGGGCGCCCCGGATCGGGCTGTCGCCCCAGGTACCGACGATGATGACCCGGGCGTCGTGGAGTTCGGCGGCCGCGAGCAGGGCCTGGGCCGGCTTGTCGTCCATGACCTCGACCGTCGAGGGGACCCCGGCCTCGTCGGCGGCCTCCACGGCCCGCGCGAGGGCGCTGCGGCCGGCCTGGAGGACGGCCTCGCGGTGGGCCCGGTACTCCTCCCCCGCGGAACCGGGCGCGGCGGCCCCGTAGACGAGGACCAGGGGCTCCCCGAAGGCGGTGGCCACCTCCAGGGCGACGCGCAGGGCGCGTTCGGCGCCGGGGGACTCGTCGTAACCGAGGACTACGGACATCGGGCCTCCTCAGGTCCTGCGGCCGTGGACGAGGGCCGGGTCGACCACGCCCCGGCGCTCCTGCCAGAACCTTCCGTCGCGGATCCGCCAGAAGCACATGAGGAGCACGCCGACGACCGCGATGCCGATCCCGATGACCAGCGGCGGGCCGAGGCCGAACCAGGAGACCCCGCTGGCCGAGTTCTGCGGGTTGGACATGTCCTCGATCGACTCGACCAGCAGCCAGGCCAGCAGTCCGGCGCCGACCAGCGGGCCTACGCCGATGAGGAGGAGGTTGTGGGCGTTCTCCAGCAGGTGGCGGCGGTAGTAGACGGCGCAGGCCAGGCCGGTGAGCGCGTAGTAGAAGGCGATGAGCAGCGAGAGCGCGGTGAGGGAGTCGAGGAGGGCGTTCTCGCTGATCTGGTTGACGGCGAGGTACCAGGCGATGGCGATGGCGGCCACCCACCAGGTGCTGACGTCCGGGGTGTGGAAGCGGTGGTGGATGTGCGCGAGGTGCGGGGGCAGGGCGTGCCGGCGGGCCATGGACAGGGCGGTGCGGGAGGCCGGGATGATCGTGGTCTGGGTGGAGGCGAGGGCGGAGGTGCAGACGGCGAGGAGCACCATCCAGTCCCAGCCGCCCATCACCTCGTGGGCGAGGACGGCGAAGATGGCCTCCTCCTGCCCGGCGTTCTCGGCGAGGAACTTGGTCCCGGCGTAGGCGACGATGGCGAAGCCGACGGACAGGTAGGTGACGAGCAGCACCAGCGTGGACCAGATGCCGGCCTTGCCGGGCGCCGTGGCGGAGTCCTCGACCTCCTCGGTGAGGTTCACGGCCGACTCCCAGCCCCAGTAGATGAACACGCCGAGCAGCAGGCCGCCGGTGAGGGCGCCGCCTCCCGCGCCGAAGGGGTTGAGCCAGGCGACGGAGGGGTGGACGGCGTCGAGGGTGCTGGTGCCGGCGTAGACCCGGTAGATGGCGACGACGGCGAAGACCAGGAGGAAGAGGACCTGGGCGAGGATGAGGATGTCCTGGAAGTGCGCGGACAGCTCGGTGCCGATGACGCAGATCGCGGTCATCGCAAGGATCACCACGACGGTGAGGGTCTGACGGAGCACGGCGTTGGCGGCCAGGCCGTCGAGGCCGGCGGCGAGCAGCCCGAAGTGGACGGCGACGTCGGCGAGGGAGCCGATGACGAGGACGCCGGTCATGGTGATGGCCCAGCCGCCGAGCCAGCCCGCCCAGGGGCCCATGGCGCGGGTCACCCAGGAGAAGGTGGTTCCGCAGTCCTGGTCGACCTTGTTGAGGTAGTAGAACGCCGCGGCGATGAGCAGCATCGGCACGAACGAGGCCAGCATCACGCCCGGTGCGTAGATCCCGGCGATGGCGACGATCGGGCCGATGACGGCGGCCAGGGAGTAGGCGGGCGAGGTCGAGTTCAGGCCGATGACCAGCGCGTCCAGGAAGCCGATCGCGCCGGCCTGGAGGGTGTCCTCGTCGGAGTCGGCGCCGGGGAGGGGGTCCTCCGGCCGGCCGCGGTCGCCCTGGTCCATGTACGCATCGTCACGTGCGCGGCGGGGCCGCGCGAGGCGGCGCGGGTCGTCCGGGTGGCGGAGGGCCCGCGCCGCGGGCCGGGCGGGCCGGGCGGGTCGAGGGGGTCGGGCGGGTCAGGGGCGGGTGTTCCAGCCCGCGATCACCGGGAGGCCGTGTTCGGTGGAGAGTTCGCTGACGGTGCCGGTGCGCAGCAGGAAGAGCCGGCCCGCCTCGGGGGGCAGGCCGAGGTAGCGGGCGGTCAGGACGCGCAGGAAGTGGCCGTGGGCGACGAGGACGACGTCCCCCTTGCCGGCGCGCAGCACCTCCGTGGCCCGGGCCAGGACCCGGTCCGCGCGGGCGCCGACCTGGGCGGCGCTCTCGCCGGGGTGCGCGGCGTCGCCCGGCGGGACCCCGTCGGTCCACAGCGACCAGTCGGGGCGGGTCCGCCGGATCTCGGCGGTGGTGATGCCCTCGTAGCCTCCGTAGTCCCACTCGTGGAGGTCGGGGTCGGGGACCCCGTCGGTCAGTCCGGCCAGTTCGGCCGTGGCGACGGCCCGGCTCAGGGGGCTGGTCAGGACCAGGGCGGGGTGCCGGTCGCGGAAGTAGGGGGCCAGCGAGAGGGCTTCGTCGGCCCCGCGGGCGGTCAGTGGGACGTCGGTGAGTCCGGTGTGCCGGCCGTTGGCGCTCCACGCCGTCTCCCCGTGCCTCACCAGCAGCAGTTCACTCATACCCCCGGACCCTATGGGGCGGCGCTCGCGCCCGGCATGTCGGGGCGGTGGAGCGGGGCGGACATGTCACTGTCGGGCGTCATGGACGTGCGTGCGTGCCGGCGGCTGACCGTGCTGCTGCTGGTGCTGACCTGGGTGACGGGGCTGATCGAGGCGGTCAGTCTGCTGGCGCTGGGACCGGTGTTCACCGCGATGCAGACCGGCAATGTGCTGTTCCTGTCCTTCGGACCGGCGCATCAGGGGCACTTGCCGGCCCTGGCGCCCGGGGTGTCCCTGCTGTCGTTCGCCGTCGGGGCGGTGTGTGCGGCCCGGCTGGAGGGGGCTGCGGAGTCCCGGGGGCGGCACTGGTTCGTGCTGGGGCTGTCGGTCGAGGCGGCGCTGATCACGGTGGCCGCGGGGATCGGCTGGGAGCTGGCGCCCCGTTACGGCTCCCCGGCCGCCCGGCACCTGCTGACGGCTTCCGCCCTCGCGGTGGCGATGGGGTTCCGCAACGTCACGAGCATGCGGGTCAACCTGCCGGGGGTGCCCACCACCCTGGTCACCCGGTCGATGACGGCCCTGCTCGGCGGATCGCCGCTGGGGCACGACAGCGCGTTCGGGTACGGGACGGCGGTGTGGGGGCGGCGGGCGCATGCCGTGGCGGCCATGTTCACGGGCGGGCTGACCGGCGGGCTGCTGGTGCGGGCCGGGTGCCCGGTGAACTGGCTGCTGCTGCCGGCGGCCGTGGTGGTGCTGGCGGTGGCCGTGGCGTACGTGAAACAGCCGGCCCTGCACCGGGTCTGACGCGGGGCCGGGTGCGCCGTGCGGTCAGTCCCGCTGCCGGGCTTCGCGGAAGCGGGCCTGGGCCTCGGCGAGGTCCACCAGCGGCCCGGGGTAGTCGAGGCAGGCCCGTTCGGCGGCGGGCAGCTTCCAGGGCTCGTGGACGCGGGGCGCGGGCAGGCCGGCGAGTTCGGGCACCCAGCGGTGGACGTAGCGGCCGTCGGGGTCGTGGCGCAGGCCCTGGCGGACGGGGTTGAGGACCCGGTTGGGGCGCGTGTCGGTGCCGGTGCCGGCCACCCACTGCCAGTTGAGCTGGTTGTTGGCCACGTCCCCGTCCACGAGGAGGTCGAGGAAGTGGCGGGCTCCGGTGCGCCAGTCCGCGTAGAGGGTCTTGGCGAGGAAGCCGGCCGCCAGCAGCCGGCCCCGGTTGTGCATCCAGCCCTCGTGGCGCAGCTGGCGCATGGCCGCGTCGACGACCGGGTAGCCGGTGCGGCCGTCCTTCCAGGCCTGGACCTCCTCCTCGGCGTCGCGGCCGGTGCGCCAGCGGTCGTGGCGGGTGCGGTAGTCCTGGGCGGCGGCCTCGGGGCGGGCGGCGAGGACCTGGTGGTGGAAGTCGCGCCAGCACAGCTGCCGGACGAAGGCCTCGGCGCCGGGCCCGCCTGCGGTGCGGGCGCGCACGGCGGCCTCGACGGGCGAGAGGGTGCCGAAGTGCAGGTGCGGGGAGAGCCGGGAGGTGGCGTCGGCGGCGAGGTCGTCGTGGGTGTCCTCGTACCGGGCGATGCCCGAGCGCAGCCAGCGGGTCAGCAGCCGGCGGGCCTCGCCCTCGCC is part of the Streptomyces katrae genome and harbors:
- a CDS encoding YoaK family protein, which codes for MSLSGVMDVRACRRLTVLLLVLTWVTGLIEAVSLLALGPVFTAMQTGNVLFLSFGPAHQGHLPALAPGVSLLSFAVGAVCAARLEGAAESRGRHWFVLGLSVEAALITVAAGIGWELAPRYGSPAARHLLTASALAVAMGFRNVTSMRVNLPGVPTTLVTRSMTALLGGSPLGHDSAFGYGTAVWGRRAHAVAAMFTGGLTGGLLVRAGCPVNWLLLPAAVVVLAVAVAYVKQPALHRV
- a CDS encoding universal stress protein, which codes for MSVVLGYDESPGAERALRVALEVATAFGEPLVLVYGAAAPGSAGEEYRAHREAVLQAGRSALARAVEAADEAGVPSTVEVMDDKPAQALLAAAELHDARVIIVGTWGDSPIRGALLGSTPHKLLHLSPVPVLCVPTEP
- a CDS encoding FAD-dependent monooxygenase produces the protein MRRGAVDVLVVGAGPVGLTAAVELRRRGVSCRIVDRLPARLPYAKAVGIQPRTLELWDRAGMIGDVLDAAVPLRGQLVHVDGEEREPLRLALPPEVPYGFAALPQYETERILEARLARFGTGIERETELVSFTQDADGVSVLLTGRGGGEELRTRYLVGCDGAHSTVRKQLGLGFEGGAFPEEYMLADVEADWDLPYGYTLRAVHHGTDGKVDDLLVAIPLPGPGRYRMSMLVPPELSVSAAPAAGDGVAHGLEGSRAPALADIQAVLDRMAPRPVTVSAMRWSSVFRISHRIVDRYAAGRVFVAGDAAHIHPPTGAQGMNTGIQDAWNLAWKLALAVGGSAHPGLPASYDAERRPVGEEVVGRTVRHARQDLGAGDRQTTALLREAQLLVGYPDSPVVVRPSPGEADGTGPGPGERAPDCGGLAGEVPAYPLRLFDLLRDREHVLLVYTDGAWDAYVPGLAALTGGSPAGRLTAYAVLTEGGTAPAGATPMPVYRDARGEFALRYGVRAPTAFVVRPDGYLGARLCPPAAEGLAGYLAGVFA
- a CDS encoding cryptochrome/photolyase family protein, translating into MKTAVVLYTSDLRLHDHPPLRAALAACEQVVPLFVRDRAVERAGFAAPNRLAFLADCLADLDAALRDRGGRLVLRSGDVVEEVCALVREAGADQVHLAAGASGYAQTRERRLREALRSQGCALHAHDAVITAVAPGAVLPSGKGSDHFAVFTPYLRRWSELPPRPVAAAPRAVRVPEDIGSEELPHRSAVTGTSPGLARGGEGEARRLLTRWLRSGIARYEDTHDDLAADATSRLSPHLHFGTLSPVEAAVRARTAGGPGAEAFVRQLCWRDFHHQVLAARPEAAAQDYRTRHDRWRTGRDAEEEVQAWKDGRTGYPVVDAAMRQLRHEGWMHNRGRLLAAGFLAKTLYADWRTGARHFLDLLVDGDVANNQLNWQWVAGTGTDTRPNRVLNPVRQGLRHDPDGRYVHRWVPELAGLPAPRVHEPWKLPAAERACLDYPGPLVDLAEAQARFREARQRD
- a CDS encoding histidine phosphatase family protein, yielding MSELLLVRHGETAWSANGRHTGLTDVPLTARGADEALSLAPYFRDRHPALVLTSPLSRAVATAELAGLTDGVPDPDLHEWDYGGYEGITTAEIRRTRPDWSLWTDGVPPGDAAHPGESAAQVGARADRVLARATEVLRAGKGDVVLVAHGHFLRVLTARYLGLPPEAGRLFLLRTGTVSELSTEHGLPVIAGWNTRP
- a CDS encoding APC family permease is translated as MDQGDRGRPEDPLPGADSDEDTLQAGAIGFLDALVIGLNSTSPAYSLAAVIGPIVAIAGIYAPGVMLASFVPMLLIAAAFYYLNKVDQDCGTTFSWVTRAMGPWAGWLGGWAITMTGVLVIGSLADVAVHFGLLAAGLDGLAANAVLRQTLTVVVILAMTAICVIGTELSAHFQDILILAQVLFLLVFAVVAIYRVYAGTSTLDAVHPSVAWLNPFGAGGGALTGGLLLGVFIYWGWESAVNLTEEVEDSATAPGKAGIWSTLVLLVTYLSVGFAIVAYAGTKFLAENAGQEEAIFAVLAHEVMGGWDWMVLLAVCTSALASTQTTIIPASRTALSMARRHALPPHLAHIHHRFHTPDVSTWWVAAIAIAWYLAVNQISENALLDSLTALSLLIAFYYALTGLACAVYYRRHLLENAHNLLLIGVGPLVGAGLLAWLLVESIEDMSNPQNSASGVSWFGLGPPLVIGIGIAVVGVLLMCFWRIRDGRFWQERRGVVDPALVHGRRT